The DNA region CGCTCGGCGCGCGGGAGGCGGAGCCGACGCACGAACCCGACGACCATCCCCGCCAGCGTGACGACGGCCAGGATGCCGACGATCGGGGCGGTGCGGTAGGGCGATCCGGTGCCGAACAGGATCGGGAGGAAGCCGAGGGCCAACGCGAGCAGCGGGACGGCGAACAGGCTCAGGCCGAACGAGAGCGCTGCACGCTCGCCCCACCGCACGCCGCGGCGTTGGATCGACCGCATGCTCTCGAACCGCCGGCTCATCCCCGAGAGCGAGCTCACCCGACCGGCGTTGCGCGAGGGGCGGCCGGGGAACAGCGCCGCGAGCACCGCATAGCCCGGCAGGAACAGGAGCAGCGGGATCCCGAGGACGAACTGGACGGTCGCCGGCAGGCCGCCGAGGACGATGAGGGGCGCGACGACCACGGTATAGAGGAAACCGACGATCAGATCGCCCGGCAGCCCCCGGAACGCCGCCGCGCTATCGACGTAGCGGTCCGACTGCCCACCATCGTCGAGCGAATCACGGGACACTACGCGGTGTCGGGAACCGGGGTTCTTGAGTGTATCCGTTCGGCCCGACGAACGGATACGCATATGTTATGCTCCTCCAGTGAGTAGGCTGGGGGTATAGGGAGCTAGATATGACGGATGAGTGGGATCTGATCAGCTTCGTGGTCCGGTCACAGTACCGGGTCGACGTTCTCGAACGGCTCGTCGAGGGCCCCGCAACGCCCTCACAGATCGCCGCCGACGAGGACATCGCCATCACCCACGTCTCGCGTGCGCTCTCGGGGCTCCGCGAGGGCGACCACGAGATGGTGGAGCTGCTCGTCTCGGAGGACCAGAAGAAGGGACGGGTCTACGGTATCACCGAAACCGGCGAGCGGGTTTGGGATCGCCTCGAATCCGAGAACATGGTCTGAGACGGTTCTCTCGCCTATTTTCCGCGGATACGGGGATAGTAACCGGCGGGCGGGGAACGATATTTATTTGCCGGTGCGCGGAGGAGCGCGTTGCAATGCAACGGGAGACGGACATGCAGCGCGACGGCCCGGGCCGGTTGGCCCGGGTCGCGTTCGCGGCGGTGATGGTGACCGCCGCGCTCGCGCTCGCACCGGCGACCACGGCCGCCCAGTCGAACGCAAGCAACGCGACGTTCATCGTCCAGCAGGGCTCACAGTGTACCCAGGTCACCCCGCTCGGCGACGGCACACGGACCGTCGAGGACTTCTACGACTACCAGGTCCTCAACGAGACCGCCAACTACAGCTCGCTCGGCACCGTCGACATCCAAGAGGACCAGACGAGCCAGGTGTTCGTCTACGACGGCAGTGACGGGCTGAGCCTCGTGTTCCTGAACGACGAGATCGGCGAGCCCGGTGGCTTCGTCGCCACCGCGGAGATCTCGGGGCTCCCGGCCGACGGTGACTGGGTCGTCGAGGACGACAACTACACCGACCGCGACGACGTCTTCGAGTACACCGACACCGGCGCGCACATCGAGTGGAACTCGAACGGCGAGCGCACCGACGGCGCGGCGTTCGCGGGGCTCGACAGCCCGAACTACAGCACCGTCGAGGTCGACATCGCGTTCAACGACGAGACCGAGCGCTACCCGTTCGAGGAGTGGTCCGGCCAGCCCTCGGACAACGAGATCCAGAACTGGCAGGTCCGTTCGGGTGACGGCAGCACCAGTCAGCTCGACATGAGTCAGCCGATCCAGCTCAGCCCCGGCACCTGCAGCGGCGGCGTGAGCACGTTCACCGCGACGCCCACCCCGAGCACCGACGCGGCCGGGACGACCGGCACGGACGTCGCCACGTCGGTCCCGACCGCGGCCGCGACCTCGACGGCCACCACGACGTCGACCGCGACGGCGACCGGGACGACGACATCGACTGCGACCGCCGCACAGACGGATGCCTCGACACGGACCGCCGCGGCGGCCGAGACGAGCGCGGCGACCGACACCGCGGGAACGAACGGGTCGGCGGGTGAGGGCGACTCCGGGTCCGGCGCGTTCGGTCCCGGCTTCGGGGTCGTCGTCGCGGCACTGGCCCTCGTGCTCGCGGGTGTCGGGCTCGCGCGCCGGCAAGGATAGTCGCGCGCCACGTCCGATCGACCACGTCCGGATCACGACCCGGTTTTTTCTCGTCTCGGTGCCGGCAGCACGATACCAATCAATGGTTCTGAGTGGGAACGGTCGTCACAGGAGCTCCACCACGGCTCCGTACGCGCCACAGACTTACGTACTCCGGCGTCCAGGGAGTTCACATATGACTCTCGAAGATCGGACTTGCGTGGTCACCGGCGCGTCGCGGGGGATCGGCCGGGGCATCGCGGAGGAGTTCGGCCGCCACGGGGCGAACGTCGCCGTGAACTACCGCTCGTCCGAGGCCGCCGCTCACGAGGTGGTCGACGCCGTCGAGGACGCCGGGGGCGAGGCCATCGCCGTCCAGGCCGACGTCGCCGACAACGACGCCGTCGCCGGGATGGCCGAGGAGGTTCGGTCGGCGTTCGGGTCCGCGGACGTGCTCGTGAACAACGCGGGGCTCACCGTCGACCGCACGTTCAAGAACATGACGCCGGAGGACTGGCAGCGCGTCGTGGACGTGAACCTCGGGGGGATGTACAACTGCACCCACCGCTTCTTCGATGACATCATCGCCGCCGACTGCGGCCGGCTGATCAACATCTCCAGCGTCGTCGGCCAGCAGGGCAACTACGGCCAGGCCAACTACGCCACCACCAAAAGCGGGATGTTCGGCTTCACCCGGACGATCGCGCTCGAACTCGCCCGCACGGGATCGACAGCGAATTGTGTCGCCCCCGGATTCGTCAGAACCGATATGCTCGACGAGGTTTCCGACCACGTACAGGAGCAGATCCTCGAACGGATCCCGCTCGAACGGTTCGCCGAGGTCGACGACATCACCGGCATCGTCCGGTTCGTCGCGAGCGAGGACTCAGGCTACATGACCGGTCAGATCCTCGCCGTCAACGGCGGGATGGAGTGGTAACGTGGCGACCGAAGACCCCGCCGACGCCACCGACGCCGACGTCGGCCCGCGCGCCGACGAGTCGCCCGTCGAGGAGCTCCGACGACGACGGGAAGCGGCTGAACTCGGCGGCGGCGAGGAGCGCATCGAGGCCCAACACGAGAAGGGCAAGAAGACCGCCCGCGAGCGGATCGACTACTTCCTCGACGAGGGGAGTTTCGTGGAGTTCGACGCGTTCGTCGAACACCAGTCGACCAACTTCGACATGGACGAGCGGAAGTACGCTGGCGACGGCGTCGTGACAGGTTACGGCGAGGTCGACGGCCGAACCGTGTTCGTCTTCGCCCACGACTTCACTGTGCTGGGCGGCTCGGTCGGCGAGGCGGTCGGGGAGAAGGTCTGTAAGGTCATGGACCGGGCGATAGACAACGGGGTCCCAATCGTCGGGCTCAACGACTCGGCGGGCGCGCGGATTCAGGAGGGGATCGACTCGCTGGTAGGCTTCGCGAAGATCTTCCGCCGGAACACGAAAGCCAGCGGCCTGATCCCCCAGATCTCGGGGATCATGGGGCCGTGTGCTGGCGGGGCGACCTACTCGCCCGCGCTGACGGACTTCACGGTGATGGTTGAGGACACCTCGCACATGATGATCACCGGCCCCGACGTGATCGAGACGGTGACGGGCGAGGAGATCTCGATGGCGGAGCTCGGTGGCGCGAAGACCCACGCGGCCGAGAGCGGGGTCGCCCACCGGACGGCGGCGAGCGAGGAGGACGCGCTCGACGACATCAAACGACTCCTCTCGTACCTCCCGCAGAACAACGTCGAGGACCCACCGAAGGTGGACTCGTGGGACGACCCCCACCGTCGATGTGAGGTGGGTGACGTGGTCCCGAACGAACCCAAGAAGCCCTACGACGTGACGACGGTGCTCGACGGCGTGGTCGACGAGGGCTCGTTGTTCGAGGTCCACGGCGACTTCGCGCGCAACATCGTCACCGGCTTCGCGCGGATGGACGGCCAGCCGGTCGGGATCGTCGCGAACCAGCCCCGCGTCAACGCCGGCACGCTCGACATCGAGGCGAGCCAGAAGGGCGCGCGGTTCGTCCGGTTCTGTGATTCGTTCAACCTCCCCATCCTGACCTTCGTGGATGTCCCTGGATTCATGCCCGGAACCGAACAGGAACACAACGGGATCATCCGCCACGGCGCGAAGCTGATCTACGCCTACGCCGAGGCCACGGTCCCCCTGTGTACCGTGATCCTCCGGAAAGCCTACGGTGGGGCCTACATCGTGATGGGCTCGAAGATGCTCGGGGCGGACACCAACTACGCGTGGCCGGGCGCGGAGACCGCGGTGTTGGGTCCGCGAGGTGCGGTCAACATCCTCTACGAGGACGAGATCGAGGCGGCCGAGAACCCCGACGAGCGCCGTCAGGAGCTGATGGACGAGTTCCGCGAGGAGTTCGCCAACCCCTACTCGGCCGCCAAACGCGGCTACGTCGACGACGTGATCGAACCGGGCACGACGCGCGAGCGCCTGATCCGCGACTTGGACGTGCTCGAACGCAAACGAACCGACTTCCCGCCGAAGGACCACGGCAACATCCAGCTCTGATGAGCGACGCAGCATCCAGCCCGCACGAGACCGAGCGGGCGGACGACCGAGCGAGCGAAACGGCGCTCCCCGACGACGTGGCGCTCTCGATACCCGCCACCGCGAACCGTGGCGAGGCCGCCGCCATCGCCGCCGCGGTCGGAGCGCACCTCCGCGACCGTGTCGCGGCCGCCGAGGCCGCGACCGACGGCGCAGCGAGCGAGTGTGACCGCTGGAAGCTCTGTGACCGGTTGGGTTGTCGCGACCCGCCGCGTCCGACCGCCCACGGCGAGGAGTGGAAGGCGGCGGGGCGGGTCCGACGGTAGCGACCGCGCCGAAACACCCATGTCGGTGCCGGGTGTGGTGGTGGGCCATGAGCACGACCGTCGCGGTCATCGGGGCATCGATGACCCAGTTCGGCCAGCGCGACGCGTGGGTCCGTGACCTGCTCGCCGAGGCGGGGGAAGCCTGCCTCGACGACGCCGGCGTCGATCCCGGAGCCGTCGAGCACTGTTACGTCTCGAACATGGCCTCCGGCGAGTTCGAGGGGCAGACGGGGGTTCCGAACGCGCTCGCCCACGACCTGAACTGTCTGC from Halococcus salsus includes:
- a CDS encoding winged helix-turn-helix domain-containing protein; translation: MTDEWDLISFVVRSQYRVDVLERLVEGPATPSQIAADEDIAITHVSRALSGLREGDHEMVELLVSEDQKKGRVYGITETGERVWDRLESENMV
- a CDS encoding cell surface glycoprotein related protein — protein: MQRETDMQRDGPGRLARVAFAAVMVTAALALAPATTAAQSNASNATFIVQQGSQCTQVTPLGDGTRTVEDFYDYQVLNETANYSSLGTVDIQEDQTSQVFVYDGSDGLSLVFLNDEIGEPGGFVATAEISGLPADGDWVVEDDNYTDRDDVFEYTDTGAHIEWNSNGERTDGAAFAGLDSPNYSTVEVDIAFNDETERYPFEEWSGQPSDNEIQNWQVRSGDGSTSQLDMSQPIQLSPGTCSGGVSTFTATPTPSTDAAGTTGTDVATSVPTAAATSTATTTSTATATGTTTSTATAAQTDASTRTAAAAETSAATDTAGTNGSAGEGDSGSGAFGPGFGVVVAALALVLAGVGLARRQG
- a CDS encoding beta-ketoacyl-ACP reductase; the protein is MTLEDRTCVVTGASRGIGRGIAEEFGRHGANVAVNYRSSEAAAHEVVDAVEDAGGEAIAVQADVADNDAVAGMAEEVRSAFGSADVLVNNAGLTVDRTFKNMTPEDWQRVVDVNLGGMYNCTHRFFDDIIAADCGRLINISSVVGQQGNYGQANYATTKSGMFGFTRTIALELARTGSTANCVAPGFVRTDMLDEVSDHVQEQILERIPLERFAEVDDITGIVRFVASEDSGYMTGQILAVNGGMEW
- a CDS encoding acyl-CoA carboxylase subunit beta, with the protein product MATEDPADATDADVGPRADESPVEELRRRREAAELGGGEERIEAQHEKGKKTARERIDYFLDEGSFVEFDAFVEHQSTNFDMDERKYAGDGVVTGYGEVDGRTVFVFAHDFTVLGGSVGEAVGEKVCKVMDRAIDNGVPIVGLNDSAGARIQEGIDSLVGFAKIFRRNTKASGLIPQISGIMGPCAGGATYSPALTDFTVMVEDTSHMMITGPDVIETVTGEEISMAELGGAKTHAAESGVAHRTAASEEDALDDIKRLLSYLPQNNVEDPPKVDSWDDPHRRCEVGDVVPNEPKKPYDVTTVLDGVVDEGSLFEVHGDFARNIVTGFARMDGQPVGIVANQPRVNAGTLDIEASQKGARFVRFCDSFNLPILTFVDVPGFMPGTEQEHNGIIRHGAKLIYAYAEATVPLCTVILRKAYGGAYIVMGSKMLGADTNYAWPGAETAVLGPRGAVNILYEDEIEAAENPDERRQELMDEFREEFANPYSAAKRGYVDDVIEPGTTRERLIRDLDVLERKRTDFPPKDHGNIQL